One window from the genome of Sphingomonas lacunae encodes:
- a CDS encoding TonB-dependent receptor, whose amino-acid sequence MRISLFAVAAALGAPLPVYAGDLDTTSPEMIVVTAPRLTAVDDRKQADEELVSGPDAAAFLARQPGMDLVSNGQLSGQVQMRGLFGERILLRINGQRFATGGPNAMDPAMHYAPMPLLDRFEIARGISPVRDGPGLGGGINAVLKQIGFGDAGPLAPHVDLASQYRTVDQGTALGGLVGLSNDWLRIGATASREQGDDGRFPGGRIAATSYNRAVYGIHAGVRVGSGEVSIEYRRQNTGRSGNPPFAMDIVYFHTDFVQMGFTGTLAPTIELRARASYTAVDHRMNNYSLRPAPATAAHRQSDTYADTMTADAALRFGTATRHVQIGIDAEIIDKGYMLYDPLQPAFFIHPLDGATTQRIGAFVEWRTALGPIEAEAGIRLDNHRASTGDPRFGPGVPVGPVNLARSFSQLDRRWSASSADIALRLWSEQDDWTPRLTLARKTRVPSLIERFSWLPTEASGGLADGNIYVGDVNLKPETAWVAEIGTDWATNGFYARPVVFYRRIDNFIQGVPYDSTPGLINTPVEMVASASGDSTPLRFANTDATLYGFDIAFGAHIVGPLRFDGMFSHVRGKRRDIKDNLYRMAPDNGRISVSWVDDSWSVSGEAEWVSTQRKTSATNGEAATASHLLVHAHARWSPTPNLRLDVGIENIFNRAYVDHLAGYNRIAGSDVGIGERLPGLGRSAFLKVSWAV is encoded by the coding sequence ATGAGAATTTCACTTTTCGCCGTCGCGGCAGCACTTGGCGCGCCTCTCCCCGTCTATGCGGGGGACCTTGACACCACATCTCCGGAAATGATCGTTGTTACCGCTCCTCGTCTCACGGCAGTCGACGACCGGAAACAAGCAGATGAGGAATTGGTGTCAGGGCCAGACGCCGCTGCCTTCCTTGCCCGGCAACCGGGCATGGATCTGGTCAGCAACGGGCAATTGTCCGGCCAAGTGCAAATGCGCGGCCTGTTCGGCGAGCGCATCTTGCTCAGGATCAATGGCCAAAGATTCGCGACCGGAGGGCCCAATGCGATGGACCCGGCGATGCATTATGCCCCAATGCCATTGCTTGACCGATTCGAGATTGCCCGAGGCATCTCCCCGGTTCGCGATGGCCCCGGATTGGGAGGCGGCATCAATGCCGTCCTCAAACAAATCGGATTTGGCGACGCCGGACCACTTGCTCCCCATGTCGATCTTGCCAGCCAGTATCGCACGGTCGACCAAGGCACCGCGCTGGGCGGTCTTGTCGGGCTATCCAACGACTGGTTGCGCATCGGGGCGACAGCCTCCCGCGAGCAGGGTGATGATGGCCGCTTTCCCGGCGGTCGAATTGCTGCAACCTCATACAACCGGGCGGTATACGGAATTCACGCCGGCGTCCGCGTCGGATCCGGCGAAGTGTCGATCGAATATCGGCGGCAGAATACCGGTCGGTCTGGCAACCCGCCTTTTGCCATGGATATCGTCTATTTCCACACCGACTTCGTGCAGATGGGCTTTACCGGCACCCTTGCGCCGACCATCGAACTGCGCGCCCGTGCCAGCTATACCGCTGTCGATCACCGGATGAACAATTACAGCCTTCGCCCGGCACCAGCCACTGCTGCTCACCGGCAGTCAGATACATATGCCGACACCATGACGGCAGATGCCGCGCTCAGGTTCGGCACGGCCACACGCCATGTGCAAATCGGCATCGATGCAGAGATCATCGACAAGGGCTATATGCTCTACGATCCCCTGCAGCCCGCCTTCTTCATTCATCCGCTCGATGGCGCAACGACCCAGCGGATCGGTGCCTTCGTCGAGTGGCGTACCGCGCTCGGGCCAATAGAAGCAGAAGCAGGCATCAGGCTCGACAATCATCGCGCGAGCACTGGCGATCCACGCTTTGGACCCGGCGTGCCAGTCGGGCCAGTCAATCTCGCGCGCAGCTTTAGTCAGTTGGATCGCCGCTGGTCTGCCAGTAGCGCTGACATCGCTTTGCGATTGTGGTCCGAACAAGACGACTGGACGCCACGTCTGACTTTGGCCCGCAAGACACGCGTCCCCAGTCTCATCGAACGATTCTCCTGGTTGCCGACAGAAGCGAGCGGCGGGCTGGCGGATGGAAACATCTATGTCGGAGACGTCAATCTGAAGCCCGAAACGGCATGGGTCGCCGAAATCGGGACAGACTGGGCGACGAATGGTTTTTATGCGCGTCCGGTCGTCTTTTATCGGCGCATCGACAATTTCATTCAAGGCGTTCCGTATGACTCCACGCCCGGCCTCATCAACACCCCGGTTGAAATGGTAGCGAGCGCAAGCGGTGACAGCACTCCCCTGCGCTTCGCCAATACCGACGCGACCCTCTATGGATTTGATATCGCATTCGGCGCGCACATTGTCGGCCCTTTGCGATTCGATGGAATGTTCAGCCACGTGCGGGGCAAGAGACGGGACATCAAAGACAACCTGTATCGAATGGCACCTGATAACGGCCGCATTTCAGTAAGTTGGGTTGACGACAGTTGGTCGGTTTCTGGCGAAGCCGAATGGGTCTCGACCCAAAGGAAAACTTCCGCAACAAACGGGGAGGCCGCGACTGCAAGCCACCTGCTGGTCCATGCTCATGCCCGTTGGTCACCGACGCCCAATCTTCGACTCGATGTCGGAATCGAGAACATCTTCAACCGGGCCTATGTCGATCACCTGGCAGGTTACAACAGGATAGCTGGCTCGGACGTCGGGATTGGTGAACGCTTGCCCGGCCTAGGTCGGTCCGCCTTCCTCAAGGTGAGCTGGGCAGTCTAG
- a CDS encoding helix-turn-helix domain-containing protein → MSADVLLFAIMAEYPNRIREIRLGRGWSQDRLAEAVGCSKVQISGLERGKPRLDTEWMRRIADALGVTPADLLSSADNPLQLTADERRLLANYRNAPPEQRDNVLRVTEALSGFGHFEPTRRTG, encoded by the coding sequence ATGAGCGCCGATGTCCTATTATTCGCCATTATGGCGGAATATCCCAATCGCATTCGTGAAATCCGGCTTGGCCGGGGCTGGTCGCAGGACCGGCTGGCCGAAGCTGTCGGCTGTTCAAAAGTTCAGATCAGCGGCCTTGAAAGAGGAAAACCACGCCTCGATACCGAATGGATGCGGCGGATTGCCGATGCTCTCGGTGTAACGCCCGCCGATTTACTGTCGTCGGCAGACAATCCGTTGCAACTCACCGCCGATGAACGGCGTCTATTGGCGAATTACCGCAATGCCCCGCCCGAACAGCGCGACAATGTCTTGCGCGTGACTGAGGCGTTGAGCGGTTTTGGTCATTTTGAACCGACCCGCCGCACCGGCTGA
- a CDS encoding DUF2497 domain-containing protein — MGDMSREPSMEEILSSIRRVISRDESARATGGLRHAHATQSDTDDLTGDGEEAQDDVLELTEMSGVDMARRPSASTNEDKAGAAAFDSADLVSPTSAAASRQSIDALAAVLAGGRETVAPASAMANGDVTVQAMVEAALRPMLKQWLDANLPSIVERIVATEIARITGSR; from the coding sequence ATGGGTGATATGTCTCGTGAACCGTCGATGGAGGAAATACTCTCCTCGATCCGACGTGTCATTTCCCGGGATGAATCGGCGCGCGCCACGGGTGGGTTACGGCATGCACATGCCACACAATCTGATACTGACGACCTGACCGGCGACGGCGAAGAAGCTCAGGACGATGTCCTTGAACTGACCGAAATGAGTGGTGTTGACATGGCAAGGCGGCCTTCTGCCAGTACCAATGAAGACAAGGCAGGCGCGGCCGCTTTCGACAGCGCTGATCTGGTCTCTCCGACATCTGCGGCTGCCTCGCGGCAATCGATAGATGCCCTGGCCGCCGTTTTGGCAGGCGGTCGCGAAACAGTTGCTCCTGCGTCGGCCATGGCGAATGGGGATGTAACGGTGCAGGCAATGGTAGAGGCCGCCCTTCGTCCGATGCTGAAGCAGTGGCTTGATGCCAATCTTCCTTCCATTGTCGAACGAATCGTCGCCACGGAAATCGCCCGGATCACGGGAAGCCGCTGA
- a CDS encoding DUF1489 family protein: MPLHLTRVAFGCSSLAVLESRLHVADHEARLTTRYRPKQADEVIGGSLYWIIGHQLVARSPILRFDDAEAGRTHIVVEPRCIAVVPRPRRAHQGWRYLHEQDAPPDLTASQPNDAAMPESLRQELAILGLL, from the coding sequence ATGCCGCTTCATCTCACCAGAGTTGCCTTTGGCTGCAGCAGTTTGGCCGTGCTCGAGTCGCGGCTCCATGTTGCTGACCATGAAGCACGACTGACGACCCGTTACCGCCCAAAACAGGCGGACGAAGTGATTGGCGGATCACTGTACTGGATCATTGGGCACCAGCTGGTGGCTCGCAGCCCAATTCTGCGCTTTGATGATGCTGAGGCCGGCCGGACCCATATTGTGGTTGAACCACGCTGTATTGCTGTCGTTCCACGGCCCCGCCGGGCCCATCAGGGTTGGCGGTACCTTCATGAACAGGATGCGCCACCGGATTTGACTGCATCCCAACCGAATGACGCGGCCATGCCCGAGTCATTGCGGCAGGAATTGGCCATTCTGGGTCTGTTGTGA
- a CDS encoding carboxymuconolactone decarboxylase family protein, with product MSKSHVKDWPDMASKMNPAVGELRRSAPDTMASFSAMGKAALAPGALDTKTKELIAMAISVAVRCDPCVTYHSAAAVKQGASREEVAEAMAVAMYMGAGPSVMYAAQALEAFDQWAEQA from the coding sequence ATGAGCAAAAGTCATGTCAAGGACTGGCCCGACATGGCCAGCAAGATGAACCCAGCAGTGGGCGAGCTGCGTCGCAGCGCGCCAGACACAATGGCCAGCTTTTCGGCGATGGGGAAGGCTGCGCTCGCCCCCGGCGCGCTCGACACCAAGACCAAGGAGTTGATCGCTATGGCCATCTCGGTCGCGGTCCGCTGCGATCCTTGCGTCACTTACCATTCCGCCGCCGCTGTGAAACAGGGTGCATCGCGGGAGGAAGTGGCCGAAGCCATGGCAGTCGCGATGTACATGGGTGCAGGGCCAAGCGTCATGTACGCAGCGCAGGCGTTGGAGGCTTTCGACCAATGGGCCGAACAGGCCTGA
- a CDS encoding protein-L-isoaspartate O-methyltransferase family protein, which yields MTAASVQAVSTDSTALRRAMVDSQLRTNEVNSPALIAAIVATPREAHAPETSRAGAYSDRALPLGGGRSLNPALTTARLIAELGNVTGRSVLLIGAATGYAAAILARLGARVTAVEESKALMDMARTALAGMAGVTLVEGQLSAGAPDLAPFDALIIDGAIEQLPAALLGQLAEGAPIVTGMNDGGVTRLGRAIYASASPSIRPLSFIDLECVRLPGFAPPERFSF from the coding sequence ATGACCGCCGCTTCCGTTCAGGCCGTTTCCACCGACAGCACCGCTTTGCGGCGTGCGATGGTCGACAGCCAGCTGCGCACCAATGAAGTGAATTCGCCGGCCCTGATTGCGGCGATCGTCGCCACCCCGCGCGAAGCCCATGCCCCAGAGACGTCGCGGGCCGGCGCCTATAGCGATCGCGCCCTGCCATTGGGTGGTGGCCGCAGCCTCAATCCTGCCTTGACGACCGCCCGTTTGATCGCCGAACTCGGCAATGTTACGGGTCGTTCGGTCCTGTTGATCGGAGCGGCAACCGGCTATGCCGCTGCCATTCTCGCAAGGCTCGGTGCCCGGGTTACCGCGGTAGAGGAATCAAAAGCCTTGATGGACATGGCGCGGACCGCTCTCGCCGGCATGGCAGGCGTCACCCTCGTCGAAGGGCAACTGTCTGCTGGCGCGCCTGACCTTGCGCCTTTTGATGCGTTGATCATCGACGGAGCGATCGAGCAATTGCCCGCCGCCCTTCTGGGCCAGCTGGCCGAGGGTGCGCCCATCGTCACCGGCATGAATGACGGGGGTGTTACACGGCTTGGGCGGGCGATTTATGCCTCTGCATCACCATCGATTCGCCCGCTGTCCTTCATTGATCTCGAATGTGTTCGGTTACCTGGCTTTGCCCCGCCCGAACGCTTTTCCTTCTGA
- a CDS encoding DUF7146 domain-containing protein — protein MSIPMAVSEIEAMLKDRVEQLARELLPGGRKDGKEWCVGSIHGEKGQSLRVSLRGSKQGWWRDFAAGEGGDCLKLIAAVLFRGDLGKAVQWAKSWLGIDHVDAPSIERFRIEAAAFREAKAAEAEKERRNRAASARSRWQQAVPIPGTLAETYLLNRAIDLRRLGRAPGSLRFHPRLMYGYQGPEAPAMVACCTLLSGEHVATHRTWLKRDGSGKAGADEIGCDAEGRPNDPKKVMGLYAGAHIPLWKGTHRAPLRDVPKGTDIYASEGIEDGLTAACADPSQRVICFISLSNLGELELPPQMGRLIILAQNDPKGSPADKQLNRAIAAHRAKGRTVLIAPPPPGFKDLNDLVRGIRSDEARGGKAA, from the coding sequence GTGAGCATCCCCATGGCCGTGTCCGAAATCGAGGCGATGCTGAAAGACCGGGTCGAGCAGCTGGCGCGCGAGCTGTTGCCGGGCGGGCGCAAGGACGGCAAGGAATGGTGCGTCGGATCCATCCATGGCGAAAAGGGCCAGAGCCTGCGCGTGTCGTTGCGCGGATCCAAGCAGGGATGGTGGCGCGACTTTGCCGCCGGTGAGGGTGGCGACTGCCTGAAACTGATCGCCGCCGTGCTGTTTCGCGGTGACCTGGGCAAGGCGGTGCAATGGGCCAAGAGCTGGCTGGGCATCGACCATGTCGATGCGCCGTCGATCGAGCGGTTCCGCATCGAGGCGGCGGCGTTCCGCGAGGCCAAGGCGGCCGAGGCCGAAAAGGAACGGCGCAACCGGGCGGCGTCGGCGCGATCGCGCTGGCAGCAGGCGGTGCCGATCCCCGGCACGCTGGCCGAAACCTATTTGCTGAACCGGGCGATCGACCTGCGGCGGCTGGGCCGCGCGCCGGGGTCGCTGCGGTTTCACCCCCGGCTGATGTACGGATATCAGGGGCCGGAAGCGCCGGCGATGGTCGCGTGCTGCACGCTGTTGTCGGGCGAGCATGTCGCGACGCACCGCACCTGGTTGAAGCGCGATGGCAGCGGCAAGGCCGGGGCCGACGAGATTGGCTGTGATGCCGAGGGCAGGCCGAATGACCCGAAAAAGGTGATGGGCCTGTATGCCGGGGCGCATATCCCGCTGTGGAAGGGGACGCACCGCGCGCCATTGCGCGACGTGCCCAAGGGCACCGACATTTATGCCAGCGAGGGCATAGAGGATGGCCTGACCGCCGCCTGTGCCGACCCGTCGCAGCGGGTCATCTGTTTCATATCGCTGTCGAACCTGGGCGAGCTGGAGCTGCCGCCGCAGATGGGGCGGTTGATCATCCTGGCGCAAAATGACCCGAAGGGCAGCCCGGCAGACAAGCAGCTGAACCGGGCGATCGCGGCGCACCGCGCCAAGGGGCGGACGGTGCTGATCGCGCCGCCGCCACCGGGATTCAAGGACCTTAACGATCTGGTGCGGGGCATCCGCAGTGATGAAGCCCGGGGAGGGAAAGCCGCATGA
- a CDS encoding TolC family outer membrane protein: MRISPRSLFFAGTALLVSVSPVRAETLRDALIRAYESNPTLTAARSGQRANDENVPIARAESLPSLTATGNYSETFDNSAATLFTPDRTLASQANLSVPLYAGGVIRNTIRAAETRVESGQALLRGTEASVFSQVVGAYMDVLRDEAVVALNRNNVEVLGVNLQATRDRFDIGDLTRTDVAQSEARLALAQSQLQAAEARLIASREAYVRLVGNPPGELAAPPPLPGLPSTVDAAVEVALADNPDLEAARIDAEASGYDVRAARGTRLPRVTLTGTGGYTDFPGSTNLAAIHSASAGLNVSIPLFQGGRPAARVRQAQARESQSFERLIGTERNVIAQTRSAFASWQAANAVAESSLVAVSASRLSLEGVRAENSVGTRTILDILNAEQELLNAQVQLVTARRDAYVAGFTLLASMGRAEAEDLGLDGGALYDPDANYERVRSIIGDWSDDPAPEPVATRTNGVGAQTATVAETDTPQLAQ; this comes from the coding sequence ATGCGCATTTCTCCCCGCTCCCTGTTTTTCGCCGGGACAGCCCTGTTGGTATCAGTATCGCCTGTCCGGGCTGAAACGCTGCGCGATGCGCTGATCCGCGCGTATGAGAGCAATCCGACGTTGACTGCCGCCCGATCTGGGCAGCGGGCCAACGACGAGAATGTTCCTATTGCCAGAGCGGAAAGCCTGCCGAGCCTAACGGCGACCGGCAATTATAGCGAAACCTTTGACAACAGTGCCGCCACACTATTCACGCCTGACCGTACGCTGGCCTCGCAGGCCAATCTTTCAGTACCCCTTTATGCCGGTGGCGTGATCCGCAACACGATCAGGGCAGCCGAGACCAGGGTCGAGTCAGGCCAGGCGCTGCTTCGGGGCACCGAAGCCAGCGTGTTCAGTCAGGTGGTGGGCGCCTATATGGATGTCCTGCGTGACGAGGCGGTTGTCGCCCTCAACCGTAACAATGTCGAAGTTCTCGGCGTGAATTTGCAAGCCACACGCGACCGGTTTGACATTGGTGACCTGACGCGGACCGACGTGGCGCAGTCGGAAGCAAGGCTAGCCCTTGCCCAAAGCCAGTTGCAGGCCGCCGAGGCACGACTGATTGCCAGCCGCGAAGCCTATGTCAGACTGGTAGGTAATCCGCCCGGAGAACTAGCGGCGCCGCCACCTCTCCCCGGCTTGCCGTCCACTGTGGATGCGGCGGTCGAAGTCGCCCTGGCAGACAATCCGGATTTGGAAGCGGCGAGGATAGACGCAGAAGCCAGCGGTTATGATGTCCGCGCGGCCCGGGGAACCCGCTTGCCGCGGGTTACACTGACGGGGACGGGCGGATACACTGACTTTCCCGGTAGCACCAATCTGGCTGCCATTCATTCGGCCAGCGCCGGCCTCAATGTTTCTATCCCCCTGTTTCAGGGCGGCCGCCCGGCAGCGCGGGTCAGGCAGGCCCAGGCGCGGGAAAGCCAGTCTTTCGAGCGGTTGATCGGAACCGAACGGAATGTCATCGCCCAGACGCGGTCGGCCTTTGCAAGCTGGCAAGCGGCGAATGCCGTGGCCGAATCCAGTCTTGTCGCTGTCAGCGCCAGCCGATTGAGCCTCGAAGGTGTTCGGGCGGAAAATAGTGTCGGCACACGGACCATTCTCGATATTCTCAACGCGGAACAGGAGTTGCTGAACGCTCAAGTGCAGTTGGTAACGGCTCGACGCGATGCCTATGTCGCCGGCTTCACGCTTCTGGCCAGCATGGGCAGGGCTGAAGCCGAGGATTTGGGTCTGGATGGTGGCGCCCTTTATGATCCTGATGCCAATTACGAGCGTGTCAGATCCATCATCGGTGATTGGAGCGATGATCCCGCCCCTGAACCGGTCGCCACACGAACCAATGGTGTCGGGGCACAAACGGCAACTGTTGCTGAAACCGACACGCCGCAACTGGCACAGTAG
- a CDS encoding M24 family metallopeptidase, translated as MAKWAIVAAALTLWPLTAQDAAGSAPITMSQTEEAAPTVPPVLSARDRAETANRVLAERLDTLIPAIMREEGIDLWLLVAREYFEEPVVASMLDAENMHARRRTILIFHDPGNGQPIERLTVSRYGLGGLFAPAWNPAEQPDQWQAVADIIAARDPARIAINSSDLYQFADGMTLSQYVRLNAVLPAELRSRIVSGERLAIRWLETRTPGEMNLYPTILRTAHALIAEAFSPAVITPGVTTAEQVQWWYRDRLLQLGLDPWFHPSVGIQRQGVTGMLEGDEVIQPGDLLWTDFGITYLGLSSDTQHLAYVLKPGETDAPAGLRQGLANSNRVQDILTRHFATGRSGNEVLALARAEALAAGLDPSIYSHPIGLHGHGAGPSIGFWDNQNADPRGAGPVRPNTAWSIELTSYAAVPEWGGQRVDFRTEENAFFDGNSVRYIDGRQTRFTLIATGR; from the coding sequence ATGGCAAAGTGGGCGATAGTGGCAGCAGCATTGACCCTCTGGCCCCTGACGGCCCAGGATGCGGCCGGGTCCGCGCCGATCACAATGTCACAGACCGAAGAGGCAGCGCCCACGGTTCCTCCTGTTCTTTCAGCCCGGGACCGGGCTGAAACGGCCAATCGCGTCCTGGCGGAGCGGCTTGACACCCTCATCCCTGCCATCATGCGCGAAGAAGGCATAGATTTGTGGCTGCTCGTCGCGCGCGAATATTTTGAGGAGCCGGTGGTCGCATCGATGCTGGATGCCGAAAACATGCATGCGCGGCGGCGGACGATCTTGATCTTTCATGACCCGGGTAATGGTCAGCCGATCGAACGCCTTACGGTCAGCCGCTATGGGCTGGGCGGTCTGTTTGCACCTGCATGGAATCCGGCCGAGCAGCCGGATCAGTGGCAGGCGGTCGCGGACATCATCGCCGCGCGCGATCCTGCCCGAATCGCCATCAACAGCTCCGACCTCTATCAGTTCGCTGACGGCATGACGCTCAGCCAATATGTCCGGCTGAACGCTGTTTTGCCCGCTGAACTGCGTTCGAGGATCGTTAGCGGGGAAAGGCTGGCCATCCGTTGGCTTGAGACGCGCACGCCGGGTGAAATGAACCTGTATCCAACCATCTTGCGCACGGCGCATGCGCTGATTGCCGAGGCCTTTTCGCCGGCAGTCATCACGCCGGGCGTCACCACTGCCGAACAGGTGCAGTGGTGGTATCGGGACCGGCTTCTGCAACTCGGTCTCGATCCCTGGTTCCACCCCTCGGTGGGTATCCAGCGCCAAGGTGTGACCGGCATGCTCGAAGGGGACGAGGTGATCCAGCCCGGCGATCTGCTGTGGACCGATTTCGGTATCACCTATCTCGGGCTGAGCAGCGACACACAGCATCTAGCCTATGTTCTGAAGCCTGGAGAGACTGACGCGCCTGCCGGGCTCAGGCAAGGGTTGGCCAACAGCAACCGGGTGCAGGATATTCTAACGCGGCATTTCGCCACAGGCCGCAGCGGCAATGAAGTGTTGGCACTGGCCAGGGCGGAGGCGCTGGCTGCCGGGCTTGATCCGTCGATCTATTCCCACCCCATCGGGTTGCATGGCCACGGCGCCGGGCCTTCCATCGGTTTCTGGGACAATCAAAACGCTGACCCCAGGGGTGCCGGGCCAGTCCGTCCCAACACCGCCTGGTCCATCGAGCTGACTTCCTATGCCGCAGTGCCCGAATGGGGCGGGCAGCG
- a CDS encoding helix-turn-helix domain-containing protein → MPARTDELIGHGLVPSEARVMDLWDKGLSNRDIARQLGMALSTVRQITKIYHTPEDGQAARDAAMANIRFIDRMRAIYPWRFGTATLDDDGAGEGLVA, encoded by the coding sequence GTGCCGGCGCGCACGGACGAGCTGATCGGCCATGGGCTGGTGCCGAGCGAGGCGCGGGTGATGGACCTGTGGGACAAGGGCCTGTCCAACCGCGATATCGCGCGGCAGCTGGGCATGGCGCTGTCGACCGTGCGGCAGATCACCAAAATCTATCACACGCCAGAGGATGGGCAGGCGGCGCGCGACGCGGCGATGGCCAATATCCGGTTCATTGACCGGATGCGCGCCATTTACCCCTGGCGGTTCGGCACGGCGACACTGGACGATGATGGCGCCGGCGAGGGGTTGGTTGCGTGA
- a CDS encoding PaaI family thioesterase has product MSIRPAADELSQALGLVRVIEMDPAGRARIEYLAGTHMCHSGGVVQGGFVTGWVDAAMAHAAIAMSGPDVVPMTLEIKVSFFAPTRPGPVFAEAWVEKRGRSNCFFEGRLVDGAGKILAKASSTLTLADRAKVEGAARAQMAGSGSS; this is encoded by the coding sequence ATGTCGATCAGACCTGCCGCTGATGAATTGTCCCAAGCCCTGGGACTGGTAAGGGTCATCGAAATGGACCCTGCGGGCCGTGCGCGGATCGAATATCTTGCCGGCACGCACATGTGCCACTCGGGTGGGGTGGTGCAGGGCGGTTTTGTCACTGGCTGGGTGGATGCTGCCATGGCGCATGCGGCAATTGCCATGTCTGGCCCAGATGTTGTGCCCATGACCCTGGAGATAAAGGTCAGCTTTTTTGCGCCTACGCGGCCGGGACCAGTATTCGCCGAGGCCTGGGTGGAAAAGCGGGGGCGTTCAAACTGCTTCTTCGAAGGCCGACTGGTTGACGGTGCCGGCAAGATTCTGGCCAAGGCCAGCTCGACACTCACATTGGCCGACCGTGCCAAGGTTGAAGGCGCTGCGCGCGCGCAGATGGCGGGCTCCGGCTCATCCTGA